From a single Capsicum annuum cultivar UCD-10X-F1 chromosome 12, UCD10Xv1.1, whole genome shotgun sequence genomic region:
- the LOC107848921 gene encoding uncharacterized protein LOC107848921, which translates to MSLLWFPRDSGGSTWLQGGLIVITVGAGDNAHEIYEYSQSFLPQVLKFKSSNTIKVLECLAIVTFVGAQNSDETENTMGIIWKFINEESKVEIKHPPNVVAAAISAWSLLLASINGWCVNHKKWKGYDIIYNFLLLIPYLVKQLEEEDYDEDVHSACIEALGLIFENKSLEKFSNEAENYANIKDMKDDIVTSVSSIVTQEIAEQLLLEVILDNLITPT; encoded by the exons ATGTCGTTGTTGTGGTTTCCGAGGGACAGTGGCGGATCTACATGGTTACAAGGGG GTTTGATAGTAATAACAGTTGGGGCTGGAGATAATGCACATGAGATATATGAATATTCTCAAAGCTTTCTTCCTCAAGTTCTCAAATTCAAATCATCTAACACAATcaag GTGTTGGAATGTTTGGCTATTGTCACTTTTGTTGGTGCCCAAAACAGTGATGAAACAGAAAACACTATGGGGATTATATGGAAATTCATCAACGAAGAATCCAAA GTTGAAATAAAACATCCACCAAATGTTGTTGCTGCAGCAATATCAGCCTGGTCACTCCTCCTAGCATCTATAAATGGATGGTGTGTTAATCACAAAAAATGGAAAGGGTATGACATTATATATAACTtcctttt GTTGATCCCATATTTGGTGAAACAATTAGAGGAAGAAGATTACGATGAAGATGTCCATTCTGCATGCATAGAAGCACTTggtttaatttttgaaaataaaagccTTGAGAAATTTTCAAATGAAGCAGAAAATTATGCAAATATAAAGGACATGAAAGATGATATAGTGACAAGTGTTTCCAGTATTGTCACACAAGAAATTGCTGAACAGTTACTTCTTGAGGTAATATTAGATAACTTAATTACaccaacatga